Proteins encoded together in one Pontiella desulfatans window:
- a CDS encoding type I restriction endonuclease subunit R, with product MSDLFDMPDFDEASVSQIPALLQLVNMGYTYLSREKVRQLRESQGQYILRDVAFDALRAINSPKISGKSIRDAVFDLEQAVDMGMGVFRASEEIYALLLAGRAVSELIDGRRVSPQMKFIDWKVPANNTFHVCAEFELSENHERRPDIVLFVNGIPFAVIECKRESVQVAEAVTQMIRNQGRNETPRFFLFPQLLIASNVRKLKYGTMLTPAKFYTHWKEKDADPAVFEAEVSAVINKSVDPSIVSQITADLCRGDIDVARTSPRAATEQDKGLYSLLMPGRMLDLVRNFVLYDGGIKKVARYQQYFAIRKTIDRLKTFDEHGRRRGGLIWHTQGSGKSLTMVMLVKCLIDDPDIVLPRVLVVTDRKDLDKQIADTFAACSIKKDVKKTTSSRELMQLLREKDQRVITALIHKFEAAKTARDFVDDDPNVFVLIDEAHRSQAGKANTELNLVLPRACQIAFTGTPLMKKEKSSAVKYGGVIDAYTISEAEADGVVLPLIYQPRFAELEVKRGLLDKFYDQLTQGLSEGQKKDFQQKFNSPQLLEETSQRIETIALDIMEHYQSFIDTGLKAQVVAPSKYAAVLFQKAFELCAGETGVARSEVIVSDTNDSEADDQLPEHKKVVAEFLADEKHRHGTSLDTREKRLVADFKDNPEGVRILIVVDKLLTGFDAPRNTFLYLAKQLKDHNLLQAIARVNRLFDGDEGREAKVNGFVIDYSRNGKNLRDAMQLFTHYDPDDVDRALLNTDEKIQELEKVYQELRGIFNGVRNPKDTEEYLRVLEGDLVTRERFYELVNEFIKQFAACCMLYDFTKKFDPEKLRRYQTDLKKFLELKKTAKAVNAESVDFSKYIDQIRRILDKYVSADYVQALAEPICLSESLEFNAYIENTDRGLSDKSKAEAIAAHTERTIKENYHKDPEFYRRFSDKIARLIEELRTAKAEDARALLEDAREIQGHVVDYEDNDIPAPLKKRKPLHTYYRNLRAALGDAGISEQQLATATEAMVGIVESHKIIDWHKNVEVERRVRVELEDYLFDVVQEQFGAAMAIEEIDRIISMVWELAVENRE from the coding sequence ATGAGTGACTTATTCGATATGCCGGATTTTGACGAGGCGTCGGTGTCGCAGATACCCGCGCTGCTGCAGTTGGTAAATATGGGATATACGTATTTGTCGCGCGAAAAAGTCAGGCAGCTCAGAGAAAGTCAGGGGCAGTACATCCTGCGCGACGTGGCGTTCGATGCGCTGCGGGCGATCAACAGCCCGAAGATTTCGGGCAAGAGCATCCGCGACGCGGTGTTTGATCTGGAGCAGGCCGTTGATATGGGGATGGGCGTTTTCCGGGCATCGGAAGAGATCTATGCGCTGCTGCTGGCCGGGCGTGCGGTAAGCGAGCTGATCGACGGGCGGCGGGTGTCGCCCCAGATGAAGTTTATCGACTGGAAGGTGCCGGCCAATAATACCTTCCATGTTTGCGCCGAATTCGAGCTGTCGGAAAACCACGAGCGCCGCCCGGACATTGTGCTTTTTGTGAACGGCATCCCGTTCGCGGTGATCGAATGCAAGCGGGAGTCGGTGCAGGTGGCCGAGGCGGTCACCCAGATGATCCGCAACCAAGGGCGCAACGAAACGCCGCGCTTTTTCCTGTTTCCCCAGTTATTGATTGCTTCCAATGTTCGGAAGCTGAAATACGGCACCATGCTCACCCCGGCCAAGTTTTACACCCATTGGAAAGAAAAGGACGCCGACCCCGCGGTGTTCGAGGCCGAGGTTTCGGCCGTCATCAACAAGTCGGTCGATCCGTCGATAGTGTCCCAAATCACCGCCGACCTCTGTAGGGGCGACATTGATGTCGCCCGAACGTCTCCGCGCGCAGCGACGGAGCAGGATAAGGGGTTGTATTCCTTATTGATGCCGGGGCGGATGCTGGATCTGGTGCGGAACTTTGTTTTGTACGACGGCGGGATCAAGAAGGTGGCGCGCTACCAGCAATATTTCGCGATCCGCAAGACGATTGACCGGCTGAAGACGTTCGATGAGCACGGTCGGCGCCGGGGCGGGCTGATCTGGCATACGCAGGGGTCGGGCAAGAGCCTGACGATGGTGATGCTGGTAAAGTGCCTGATCGACGACCCGGACATTGTGCTGCCGCGCGTGCTGGTGGTGACCGACCGCAAAGACCTGGACAAGCAGATTGCCGACACCTTCGCGGCGTGCAGTATTAAGAAGGATGTAAAGAAGACGACGAGCAGCCGGGAGTTGATGCAGCTTCTCCGGGAGAAGGATCAGCGGGTGATCACCGCGCTGATCCATAAGTTCGAAGCGGCGAAAACCGCGCGGGACTTTGTGGACGACGATCCGAACGTATTTGTTTTGATCGACGAAGCGCATCGGTCGCAGGCGGGCAAGGCGAATACGGAGCTGAACCTGGTGCTGCCCAGGGCGTGCCAGATTGCTTTTACGGGCACGCCGCTGATGAAGAAGGAAAAGTCGAGTGCGGTGAAGTATGGTGGGGTGATCGACGCCTACACGATTTCGGAGGCGGAGGCGGACGGTGTGGTGCTGCCGCTGATTTACCAGCCGCGGTTTGCGGAGCTGGAGGTGAAGCGCGGCCTGCTGGACAAGTTCTACGACCAGCTGACGCAGGGGCTGTCGGAAGGCCAGAAGAAGGATTTCCAGCAAAAGTTTAATTCGCCGCAGCTGCTGGAGGAAACCTCGCAGCGGATCGAGACGATTGCGCTGGATATTATGGAGCACTATCAGTCGTTTATTGACACCGGGTTGAAGGCGCAGGTGGTGGCGCCGTCGAAATATGCGGCCGTCCTGTTCCAGAAGGCGTTCGAGCTCTGCGCGGGTGAAACAGGTGTTGCCCGGTCGGAGGTGATTGTTTCCGATACGAACGACAGCGAGGCCGACGACCAGCTGCCGGAGCACAAGAAGGTGGTGGCGGAGTTTCTGGCCGACGAGAAGCATCGGCACGGCACATCGCTCGATACCCGGGAAAAGCGGTTGGTGGCGGATTTTAAGGATAACCCGGAGGGCGTGCGCATCCTGATTGTGGTGGACAAGCTGCTGACGGGGTTCGACGCACCGCGCAATACGTTCCTCTATCTGGCGAAGCAGCTGAAGGATCACAACCTGCTGCAGGCCATCGCCCGCGTCAACCGCCTGTTCGACGGCGACGAGGGCCGGGAGGCCAAGGTGAACGGCTTTGTGATCGATTATTCCCGCAATGGCAAGAACCTGCGCGACGCCATGCAGCTGTTCACCCATTATGACCCGGACGACGTCGACCGCGCCCTGCTGAATACCGACGAAAAGATCCAGGAGTTGGAAAAGGTCTATCAGGAGCTGCGCGGGATTTTTAACGGTGTGCGCAACCCGAAGGATACCGAAGAGTATCTGCGGGTGCTGGAGGGCGACCTGGTGACGCGCGAGCGGTTCTATGAGCTGGTGAACGAGTTCATCAAGCAGTTTGCAGCCTGCTGCATGCTCTATGACTTTACCAAGAAGTTTGATCCGGAAAAGCTGCGCCGCTACCAGACCGACCTTAAAAAGTTCCTGGAGCTGAAAAAGACCGCCAAGGCCGTTAATGCGGAGTCGGTAGACTTTTCGAAATACATAGACCAGATCCGGCGCATTCTGGACAAGTATGTTTCGGCGGACTATGTGCAGGCGCTGGCGGAGCCGATCTGCCTGTCGGAGTCGTTGGAGTTCAATGCCTATATCGAAAATACGGACAGGGGGCTTTCCGATAAGTCGAAGGCCGAGGCCATCGCCGCCCATACCGAGCGCACCATCAAGGAGAACTACCATAAAGATCCGGAGTTTTACCGCCGCTTCAGCGACAAGATTGCCCGTCTGATCGAGGAGCTCCGCACCGCCAAGGCAGAGGACGCCAGGGCACTGCTGGAGGATGCCCGGGAAATCCAGGGGCATGTTGTCGACTACGAGGACAACGATATCCCCGCACCGCTGAAAAAGCGGAAGCCGCTGCATACCTATTACCGCAACCTCCGCGCGGCGCTGGGAGATGCCGGTATTTCCGAGCAACAGCTGGCCACCGCCACGGAGGCGATGGTGGGGATTGTCGAAAGCCATAAGATTATCGACTGGCACAAAAACGTCGAGGTTGAGCGTCGGGTGCGCGTTGAGCTGGAGGACTATCTGTTCGACGTGGTGCAGGAGCAATTTGGCGCCGCCATGGCCATTGAAGAGATCGACCGCATCATTTCCATGGTGTGGGAGCTGGCGGTGGAGAACCGGGAATAG
- a CDS encoding type I restriction-modification system subunit M produces the protein MTGAKKYTQDELNKTLWNAADSSRGNVDGGVYKDYVLLFLFFKYISDLHQHTLEKLKARYGDDKDRIALRLKSERFIIPEGASFHELYLKREEDNLGELLNKALHRIEDENSERLGGIITVDFNSEAVLGNTEQRNKMLRDLMDDFSRIDLTEAGDDVIGNAYMYMVERFGSDAGKKAGEFFTVHSVAELLARLARPQPGWRICDPACGAGGLLLLAGAEIEKQGSNDYALYGQESNMGTYNLARMNMFLHGKDSATIKQGDTLNNPLLKEDDALMKFDLVVANPPFSLKKWMGENIENDPYNRFWRGLPPKTKGDYAFVTHMVETAKAGEGRVAVIVPHGVLFRGAAEGRIRKSLLEQNIVDTVIGLPAGLFQTTGIPVAILILDRSREEGGANADRKDVFFVEASKEFKPGKAMNFMEEKHIQKIIDAVEKRKPIEKFCRPVLPGEIAENDHNLNITRYVDTFEEEEEIDIEANLKELKEIDTELVKVEAEMAEHLKALGIGE, from the coding sequence ATGACAGGCGCAAAAAAATACACCCAGGACGAGCTGAACAAAACGCTGTGGAACGCGGCCGACTCCTCGCGCGGCAACGTCGATGGCGGGGTCTACAAGGACTATGTCCTGCTCTTCCTCTTCTTCAAATATATCTCCGACCTGCATCAGCACACGCTGGAAAAACTCAAGGCGCGCTATGGCGACGACAAAGACCGTATTGCCCTGCGCCTGAAAAGCGAACGCTTCATCATTCCCGAGGGCGCCAGCTTCCACGAGCTCTACCTCAAGCGCGAGGAAGACAACCTCGGCGAACTGCTCAACAAGGCGCTGCATCGGATCGAAGACGAAAACAGTGAGCGGCTCGGCGGCATCATCACCGTCGACTTCAACTCCGAGGCCGTGCTCGGCAATACCGAGCAGCGCAACAAAATGCTGCGCGACCTCATGGACGACTTTTCAAGGATCGACCTCACCGAGGCGGGCGACGACGTGATCGGCAATGCCTATATGTATATGGTCGAGCGCTTCGGTTCCGATGCCGGAAAAAAAGCTGGCGAATTCTTCACCGTCCATTCCGTCGCCGAGCTGCTGGCGCGGCTGGCCAGGCCGCAACCCGGCTGGCGCATCTGCGATCCTGCCTGCGGGGCGGGCGGTCTGCTGCTGCTGGCAGGGGCTGAGATCGAGAAGCAGGGCTCGAACGACTACGCCCTCTACGGCCAGGAAAGCAATATGGGCACCTACAACCTCGCCCGCATGAACATGTTCCTGCACGGCAAGGATTCCGCCACCATCAAACAGGGCGACACCCTCAACAATCCGCTGCTCAAGGAAGACGACGCCCTCATGAAGTTCGACCTCGTCGTCGCCAACCCGCCGTTCTCCCTTAAAAAATGGATGGGCGAAAACATCGAGAACGATCCCTACAACCGCTTCTGGCGCGGCCTGCCGCCCAAGACCAAGGGCGACTATGCCTTCGTCACCCACATGGTCGAAACCGCCAAGGCCGGGGAAGGGCGCGTCGCCGTCATTGTCCCGCACGGCGTACTGTTCCGCGGCGCGGCCGAAGGCCGGATTCGCAAAAGCCTGCTGGAGCAAAATATCGTCGATACCGTCATTGGCCTGCCTGCCGGGCTGTTCCAAACCACGGGCATCCCCGTCGCCATCCTTATCCTCGACCGATCCCGCGAAGAAGGCGGTGCCAACGCCGACCGCAAGGACGTCTTTTTTGTTGAGGCCTCCAAAGAGTTCAAGCCCGGCAAGGCCATGAACTTTATGGAAGAGAAGCATATCCAGAAAATCATCGACGCCGTCGAAAAGCGCAAGCCGATCGAAAAGTTCTGCCGTCCCGTCCTGCCCGGCGAGATCGCCGAAAACGACCACAATCTCAATATCACCCGCTATGTCGACACCTTCGAGGAAGAGGAGGAGATCGACATCGAGGCCAACCTCAAGGAATTGAAGGAAATCGATACTGAACTCGTGAAGGTCGAAGCCGAAATGGCCGAGCACCTGAAGGCGCTGGGGATCGGGGAATAA
- a CDS encoding M48 family metallopeptidase, translating into MHNSEFNLHYSSLRTNAMHTFVFENVEFDYHLIKEERKTMAATVYPNQSVVVKVPLEAKARRINDFLKRKCTWVHKQQRYFARFKPPSEKQYVSGETFRYLGRTYKLLVRKAKGDPRVSLQHGTLTVYSAFPKNRLITRKLLDAWYAEKTERVFRERLAVCFGLFDYAELPSLGIRKLKKRWGSYLEKPHRIILNQDLIQASKAQIDYVIVHELCHVRHKQHNQAFRTLLESKLPNWEKLKTELELKLLA; encoded by the coding sequence ATGCATAACTCGGAATTCAATCTTCACTATTCATCATTGCGAACCAATGCAATGCATACGTTTGTTTTTGAAAACGTGGAGTTCGACTACCACCTGATCAAGGAAGAGCGTAAAACCATGGCCGCCACGGTCTATCCTAACCAGTCCGTGGTGGTGAAGGTGCCATTGGAGGCGAAGGCCAGACGCATCAATGATTTCCTGAAACGCAAATGCACCTGGGTTCATAAGCAGCAGCGCTATTTTGCCCGGTTCAAACCGCCCTCTGAGAAGCAGTATGTTTCCGGTGAAACCTTCCGCTATTTGGGGCGCACCTACAAACTGCTGGTGCGGAAAGCCAAGGGCGATCCCCGCGTCTCCCTCCAGCACGGCACGCTCACCGTCTACAGCGCCTTCCCGAAAAACCGTCTGATTACCCGCAAACTGCTGGACGCGTGGTATGCCGAAAAGACCGAGCGCGTGTTCCGCGAGCGGCTTGCGGTCTGCTTCGGGCTGTTCGACTATGCCGAACTTCCAAGCCTTGGAATCCGCAAGCTGAAAAAGCGGTGGGGCAGCTACCTCGAAAAACCGCACCGCATCATCCTCAACCAGGACCTGATCCAGGCCTCCAAGGCGCAGATCGACTACGTGATCGTCCACGAGCTATGCCACGTGCGCCACAAACAGCACAATCAGGCCTTCCGCACCCTCTTAGAATCAAAGCTCCCGAACTGGGAAAAACTAAAAACCGAACTCGAGCTCAAACTATTGGCGTAG
- a CDS encoding patatin-like phospholipase family protein gives MKTGLSLSGGGVRASVFHLGVLARLAETEFWSSFEHISTVSGGSLCVALIFEKAGKRWPTADDYLNKCLPEISRFLTSYDLQRAYLLRAWPQVLEGRAQIIGKLIKDRWGITSCISEIPETNPRWTINATCYETGKNWRFHKRRMGDYIANYVVDPKFPLSDAVAASAAVPGLIGPLKIKTAEFAWKKYAGWDQSSAPDIDVNPIAKSLTLWDGGVYDNLGVEAIYKTKKGLRYDLDFALVCDASKPLDFVYRKWLKNIVLPRQPMRLVNIPMDQVRSLRARELFGFFRNNNNGGYLRMGESVEQICKNLNAEIPKARYMTPTEIKTVSEFATTLRKLKPTEFRSVFQHGYEVCSAVLYGINRSPFIEYNQNSYSWMPS, from the coding sequence ATGAAAACAGGACTTTCATTATCTGGAGGTGGTGTGCGGGCTTCGGTGTTTCATCTGGGCGTGCTTGCACGTTTGGCGGAAACGGAGTTTTGGTCATCATTTGAACACATTTCCACCGTTTCGGGCGGAAGCCTATGCGTAGCGCTGATTTTCGAAAAAGCAGGAAAACGGTGGCCGACTGCTGACGATTACCTGAATAAATGTTTGCCTGAAATCTCCCGGTTTCTTACCAGCTATGACCTTCAAAGAGCTTATTTATTGAGAGCATGGCCCCAGGTGCTGGAAGGCCGCGCACAAATTATCGGGAAGCTAATCAAAGATCGCTGGGGTATTACCTCCTGCATCTCTGAGATCCCCGAAACCAATCCGCGCTGGACGATCAACGCCACATGTTATGAGACTGGAAAAAACTGGCGGTTTCATAAGAGGCGTATGGGAGATTATATTGCGAACTATGTAGTAGATCCAAAATTCCCATTATCGGATGCCGTAGCTGCTTCGGCAGCCGTACCGGGATTGATTGGTCCCTTGAAAATTAAAACTGCTGAATTTGCATGGAAGAAGTATGCAGGCTGGGATCAAAGTTCAGCTCCAGACATAGATGTAAATCCAATCGCAAAATCCCTGACCCTATGGGATGGCGGGGTGTATGATAATCTTGGAGTGGAGGCTATCTATAAAACGAAAAAGGGCCTTCGGTATGATTTAGATTTTGCACTTGTTTGTGATGCATCAAAACCTTTGGATTTCGTTTATCGAAAATGGCTTAAAAACATTGTCCTACCTCGCCAGCCCATGCGGCTGGTTAATATCCCAATGGATCAGGTGCGCAGCCTGCGGGCTCGTGAACTATTCGGATTTTTCCGTAACAATAACAACGGTGGATATCTTCGCATGGGAGAGTCAGTCGAGCAGATCTGCAAAAACCTGAATGCAGAAATACCAAAAGCCCGTTACATGACGCCAACTGAAATAAAAACTGTGTCAGAATTCGCCACTACGCTCCGCAAGCTCAAGCCGACGGAGTTTCGATCGGTGTTCCAGCATGGTTACGAGGTTTGCAGTGCCGTACTATACGGGATCAATCGGAGCCCATTTATTGAATACAATCAGAACAGCTACTCTTGGATGCCGTCATGA
- a CDS encoding MerR family transcriptional regulator, translating to MKSSTKQMITVALAADETIDSTSRKQLAQALAGKQRAGKQIGTKEAAAILGIHPISLRRLEKRGAISAVRLSKRRIRWFLEDVTRLRDQGVEIDRGVEK from the coding sequence ATGAAAAGCAGCACCAAGCAGATGATCACCGTTGCATTAGCGGCCGACGAAACCATCGACAGCACATCGCGAAAACAACTGGCACAAGCCTTGGCCGGCAAGCAAAGAGCCGGCAAACAAATCGGCACCAAGGAGGCGGCTGCCATCCTTGGCATACACCCCATTAGCCTGAGAAGACTTGAAAAGAGAGGTGCCATTTCAGCGGTACGGCTTAGCAAACGGCGTATCCGCTGGTTTCTCGAAGATGTCACCCGTCTTCGCGACCAAGGAGTGGAAATCGACCGGGGGGTGGAAAAATGA
- a CDS encoding restriction endonuclease subunit S codes for MQKNENRPGYKKTKVGWIPLEWETNRVENIASRVSVGIASAATHAYRDEGIRMYRNLNVAEGYLDDRRMLFIDPDYEYQHRRKRLKSGDIVTVRTGYPGLSAVVKSSQAGSQVFTSLITSPNPEIVFSHFLCTYINSPHGKIQFGQMEIGGAQKNVNAGALAKMFVPLPSLPEQEAIAGVLECWDRGIRKLELKIGNKRRIKKGLMQQLLSGQQRLPGFFKGWKTVRLEQIGEFYKGAGIAKSELSETGVPCIRYGEIYTNDDFVIKTFRSFISKELAAQSQRINQNDLLFAGSGETAEEIGKSIAYMKTEEAYAGGDIVIVAADIKCARADYLSAYFNTAGRRQLNRLGQGQSVVHIYPKNLKKVELPLPPLEEQQAIAKVLRAADREIETLERKLDKWRDQKKYLLNNLVTGSIRLPEFIKG; via the coding sequence ATGCAGAAAAACGAAAACAGGCCGGGGTATAAAAAAACCAAAGTCGGGTGGATTCCTCTGGAGTGGGAAACAAATAGGGTTGAGAACATTGCTTCTCGAGTTTCTGTAGGGATTGCTTCAGCAGCAACTCATGCTTATCGTGACGAAGGTATTAGGATGTACCGCAACCTTAATGTGGCCGAGGGCTACCTCGATGACAGACGTATGTTGTTTATTGATCCTGATTATGAGTATCAGCATAGAAGGAAGAGACTCAAATCAGGAGATATTGTCACAGTGCGGACTGGTTACCCGGGGCTGTCGGCTGTAGTGAAGTCTAGCCAAGCTGGTAGTCAAGTGTTCACATCTCTAATAACATCGCCGAATCCAGAGATAGTTTTTAGCCATTTTTTATGCACCTATATCAATTCGCCCCATGGAAAAATACAGTTTGGCCAAATGGAAATAGGTGGAGCCCAGAAAAATGTAAACGCTGGTGCATTGGCAAAAATGTTTGTACCTCTCCCATCTCTCCCTGAGCAGGAGGCGATTGCGGGGGTGCTGGAGTGCTGGGATCGGGGCATTCGGAAGCTGGAATTAAAAATAGGGAATAAGCGGCGGATCAAAAAGGGGCTGATGCAGCAGCTCCTCTCCGGCCAGCAGCGACTTCCTGGGTTTTTCAAGGGTTGGAAAACCGTAAGGCTGGAACAGATAGGTGAGTTCTACAAGGGGGCGGGGATTGCGAAAAGTGAACTTTCGGAAACTGGCGTTCCTTGCATAAGATACGGTGAAATCTACACCAATGATGATTTCGTCATTAAAACTTTCCGTTCATTCATATCCAAAGAGCTAGCGGCCCAGTCACAACGCATTAATCAAAATGATCTGCTGTTTGCCGGGTCAGGAGAAACCGCAGAGGAAATCGGGAAGTCAATTGCCTACATGAAGACTGAGGAAGCCTACGCGGGTGGCGATATAGTAATAGTAGCGGCAGATATTAAGTGCGCACGCGCCGATTATCTTTCCGCTTACTTCAATACGGCGGGCCGTCGACAGTTGAATCGATTAGGACAAGGGCAATCCGTGGTTCATATTTATCCGAAGAACCTAAAGAAAGTGGAACTACCTCTCCCTCCCTTGGAAGAACAACAGGCGATAGCAAAAGTGCTGAGGGCGGCGGATCGGGAAATTGAGACGCTGGAACGGAAGCTCGACAAATGGCGCGACCAAAAGAAATACCTGCTCAACAACCTTGTGACAGGAAGCATTAGGCTTCCTGAATTCATTAAGGGTTAA
- a CDS encoding DUF2188 domain-containing protein, translating to MARGKNQHVVKHSDGWAVKGAGNSKATAVTKTQAQAINIAQDIARNQHSDTKIHGTDGRIRAGNSYGNDPCPPKDRK from the coding sequence ATGGCACGCGGCAAAAACCAACACGTAGTAAAGCACTCGGATGGATGGGCGGTTAAGGGTGCTGGAAACAGCAAAGCAACCGCCGTGACTAAAACGCAGGCACAGGCGATCAACATCGCTCAAGATATTGCCCGCAACCAGCATTCCGATACCAAGATTCACGGAACCGATGGACGCATCCGAGCTGGAAACAGTTATGGAAATGATCCGTGCCCGCCGAAGGATCGGAAATAG
- a CDS encoding ComEC/Rec2 family competence protein codes for MDIQRILTQIERENAAKKQMMFTLWDVGHGLSIWIQTPNGHNHWIDAGWYPETGFCPAHHVRHHYGETELDYLVISHPDLDHLHNLPKIIEHLGKPRVLRRNKSLPDREKFGDEQHEYQKKYKELDGSYGGGIEWSENPRNPDYNGGVTIEASCLSYREGMNKNNTSIVMFYSYKGWLFCFPGDIEEAGWLEFWSKYASDFQPLIDGATYRILVAPHHGRQSVYCQDMMDTIDPAMVLISDKYGMEPTHDSFRTKPNGIAWTTGEKKFLSTKTGGRIQFTVKGDGQCNYSQAPTAS; via the coding sequence ATGGATATCCAAAGAATCCTCACCCAAATTGAACGCGAAAATGCCGCGAAAAAACAGATGATGTTCACGCTATGGGATGTTGGCCATGGTCTTTCAATCTGGATACAAACACCCAATGGCCACAATCACTGGATTGATGCAGGGTGGTACCCAGAAACGGGCTTTTGTCCCGCCCATCACGTAAGGCACCACTATGGGGAAACTGAACTAGACTATCTTGTCATTAGTCATCCCGATTTGGATCATCTCCACAACCTACCGAAAATCATCGAACACCTGGGTAAACCGAGAGTCCTTCGGAGAAACAAATCACTCCCAGACAGGGAAAAGTTTGGTGACGAACAGCATGAATATCAAAAGAAATATAAGGAGCTAGACGGTTCATATGGTGGAGGAATTGAATGGTCAGAGAATCCACGCAATCCAGATTACAATGGTGGAGTAACAATTGAAGCAAGTTGCCTTTCATATAGAGAGGGTATGAATAAAAACAATACATCCATCGTCATGTTCTATTCCTATAAGGGGTGGTTGTTTTGTTTTCCGGGCGATATCGAAGAGGCCGGGTGGCTAGAATTCTGGAGCAAGTATGCTTCTGATTTTCAACCTCTTATAGATGGCGCAACATATCGAATCCTTGTCGCTCCACACCACGGAAGGCAATCGGTATACTGCCAAGACATGATGGATACAATCGATCCTGCTATGGTTCTGATAAGCGATAAATACGGGATGGAACCAACTCATGATAGTTTTCGCACAAAGCCGAATGGCATTGCGTGGACTACAGGAGAGAAGAAATTTCTTTCAACGAAAACGGGGGGTCGCATACAGTTTACAGTTAAAGGTGATGGGCAGTGCAACTATAGCCAAGCACCGACAGCATCATGA
- a CDS encoding restriction endonuclease subunit S, with product MSICDIAEIRAGYAFRSKIIHDPDGNVCVIQPRDLSDDGRILDARILRVVVSGLKKEHLLKAGDVLVSTRGRFASAVFSGQCEGGCVASGSLLVVRVKPGKAVLPAYLSLYFNSAQGRLGFNRLIEQSSIPYVSRNTMEHFILPVPDLGTQQELIDLEQSRRDYARLTARKLELLDGLINHHLTAEASAKARLSTIQ from the coding sequence ATGAGTATTTGCGATATAGCTGAAATACGAGCAGGTTATGCCTTTAGGTCTAAAATCATCCATGATCCTGATGGTAACGTATGCGTCATACAACCGCGTGATCTGTCGGATGACGGTCGTATTCTGGATGCCCGAATTTTACGGGTTGTCGTTTCCGGCCTCAAGAAAGAGCACCTTCTAAAAGCAGGCGATGTGCTGGTTTCCACGCGCGGTCGTTTTGCGTCGGCGGTGTTTTCCGGGCAATGCGAAGGCGGGTGTGTCGCTTCCGGCTCGTTGCTGGTGGTCAGGGTTAAGCCCGGTAAGGCGGTTTTGCCGGCCTATCTGTCACTCTACTTCAACTCCGCGCAGGGCAGGCTGGGCTTTAACCGTCTGATCGAGCAATCCTCCATTCCCTATGTCAGCCGCAATACGATGGAGCATTTCATTCTCCCGGTTCCAGACCTTGGAACGCAGCAGGAGCTGATCGACCTCGAACAGAGCCGCCGGGACTATGCCCGGCTCACCGCCCGCAAGCTGGAGCTGCTGGACGGACTCATTAACCACCACTTGACTGCCGAAGCTTCAGCCAAGGCGAGACTTTCAACCATTCAATAG